A genomic stretch from Camelus dromedarius isolate mCamDro1 chromosome 10, mCamDro1.pat, whole genome shotgun sequence includes:
- the RABGAP1 gene encoding rab GTPase-activating protein 1 isoform X2: MEYVWSLKEEHIFQTEKRGKREQRKEAYSVYDEEIGYCQGQSFLAAVLLLHMPEEQAFSVLVKIMFDYGLRELFKQNFEDLHCKFYQLERLMQEYIPDLYNHFLDISLEAHMYASQWFLTLFTAKFPLYMVFHIIDLLLCEGISVIFNVALGLLKTSKDDLLLTDFEGALKFFRVQLPKRYRSEENAKKLMELACNMKISQKKLKKYEKEYHTMREQQAQQEDPIERFERENRRLQEANMRLEQENDDLAHELVTSKIALRKDLDNAEEKADALNKELLMTKQKLIDAEEEKRRLEEESAQLKEMCRRELDKAESEIKKNSSIIGDYKQICSQLSERLEKQQTANKVEIEKIRQKVDDCERCREFFNKEGRIKGVSSAQDVLDEDTDEEKETLKNQLREMELELAQTKLQLVEAECKIQDLEHHLGLALNEVQAAKKTWFNRTLSSIKTATGVQGKETC, translated from the exons ATGGAATATGTTTGGAGCCTAAAGGAAGAGCACATTTTTCagacagagaagaggggaaagcGTGAGCAAAGAAAGGAg gcttATTCTGTATATGATGAAGAGATTGGCTATTGCCAGGGCCAGTCATTTCTTGCTGCTGTTTTGCTTCTTCAT ATGCCTGAGGAACAGGCATTCAGTGTTCTGGTCAAGATCATGTTTGATTATGGTCTCAGGGAACTTTTCAAGCAAAACTTTGAAGATTTGCATTGCAAATTTTACCAGTTGGAGCGCCTCATGCAG GAATACATTCCTGACCTGTACAACCACTTCCTGGATATAAGCCTTGAAGCACACATGTATGCCTCCCAGTGGTTTCTTACGCTTTTTACTGCAAAATTCCCCCTCTACATGGTCTTCCATATCATCGACCTGCTTTTATGTGAG gggataagtgttatttttaatgtCGCCCTTGGATTATTAAAG acTTCCAAGGATGACCTGCTGTTGACAGACTTTGAAGGTGCCTTGAAGTTCTTCAGGGTGCAGCTTCCTAAGAGATATCGctcagaagaaaatgcaaaaaaactaATGGAATTAGCTTGCAACATGAAG ATTAGTCAGAAGAagttgaaaaaatatgaaaaagagtatcaCACCATGAGAGAACAGCAGGCCCAACAAGAAGACCCCATTGAGCGATTTGAG CGGGAGAATAGGCGTCTACAAGAAGCTAACATGAGATTGGAACAGGAAAACGATGACTTAGCCCATGAGCTGGTGACTAGCAAGATTGCCCTGCGGAAGGACCTGGATAAT GCTGAGGAAAAGGCAGATGCACTGAATAAGGAGCTGCTTATGACCAAACAGAAGTTGATTGatgcagaagaagagaaaagacgGCTAGAAGAAGAGTCTGCTCAG TTAAAAGAAATGTGCCGTCGGGAACTTGACAAGGCAGaatctgagattaaaaaaaacagttctaTCATCGGTGACTACAAGCAG atttGTTCTCAGTTGAGTGAAAGATTGGAGAAGCAGCAGACTGCTAATAAAGTGGAAATTGAGAAAATTCGG CAAAAAGTGGATGACTGTGAGCGCTGCCGTGAATTTTTCAACAAAGAAGGGCGCATAAAGGGCGTCAGCTCAGCTCAGGATGTTTTAGATGAGGACACAGATGAGGAGAAGGAAACGCTCAAGAACCAGCTGAGAGAAATGGAACTAGAGCTGGCACAAACCAAGCTGCAGTTGGTGGAAGCCGAGTGTAAGATACAG GACTTGGAGCACCATTTAGGCCTCGCCCTGAACGAGGTACAGGCAGCCAAGAAGACGTGGTTTAACCGAACACTGAGCTCCATAAAGACGGCAACTGGCGTTCAAGGGAAAGAGACTTGTTGA
- the RABGAP1 gene encoding rab GTPase-activating protein 1 isoform X3 translates to MREQQAQQEDPIERFERENRRLQEANMRLEQENDDLAHELVTSKIALRKDLDNAEEKADALNKELLMTKQKLIDAEEEKRRLEEESAQLKEMCRRELDKAESEIKKNSSIIGDYKQICSQLSERLEKQQTANKVEIEKIRQKVDDCERCREFFNKEGRIKGVSSAQDVLDEDTDEEKETLKNQLREMELELAQTKLQLVEAECKIQDLEHHLGLALNEVQAAKKTWFNRTLSSIKTATGVQGKETC, encoded by the exons ATGAGAGAACAGCAGGCCCAACAAGAAGACCCCATTGAGCGATTTGAG CGGGAGAATAGGCGTCTACAAGAAGCTAACATGAGATTGGAACAGGAAAACGATGACTTAGCCCATGAGCTGGTGACTAGCAAGATTGCCCTGCGGAAGGACCTGGATAAT GCTGAGGAAAAGGCAGATGCACTGAATAAGGAGCTGCTTATGACCAAACAGAAGTTGATTGatgcagaagaagagaaaagacgGCTAGAAGAAGAGTCTGCTCAG TTAAAAGAAATGTGCCGTCGGGAACTTGACAAGGCAGaatctgagattaaaaaaaacagttctaTCATCGGTGACTACAAGCAG atttGTTCTCAGTTGAGTGAAAGATTGGAGAAGCAGCAGACTGCTAATAAAGTGGAAATTGAGAAAATTCGG CAAAAAGTGGATGACTGTGAGCGCTGCCGTGAATTTTTCAACAAAGAAGGGCGCATAAAGGGCGTCAGCTCAGCTCAGGATGTTTTAGATGAGGACACAGATGAGGAGAAGGAAACGCTCAAGAACCAGCTGAGAGAAATGGAACTAGAGCTGGCACAAACCAAGCTGCAGTTGGTGGAAGCCGAGTGTAAGATACAG GACTTGGAGCACCATTTAGGCCTCGCCCTGAACGAGGTACAGGCAGCCAAGAAGACGTGGTTTAACCGAACACTGAGCTCCATAAAGACGGCAACTGGCGTTCAAGGGAAAGAGACTTGTTGA